Proteins co-encoded in one Arthrobacter alpinus genomic window:
- a CDS encoding glycoside hydrolase family 35 protein — protein MSTFVTSSGTARVSSALGAEDSAAPAQASAPAQALSYSDRLLFKNGHPHRIIAGAIHYFRIHPEQWQDRIDRLVTLGVNTLDTYVAWNFHQPYADVAPDFTGWKDLAKFITLAGDSGLDVIVRPGPYICAEWDNGGFPSWAISDPEMVLRSSDPLFTNAVERWFDQLVPVIAPLQACNGGPVIAVQIENEYGSYGDDQEYLRWNRKALLDRGITEMLFTADGGTDYFLDGGALPDTWAAATLGSRGEEADAIWERRRPGEPFFTVEFWNGWFDHWGEDHHTRAGVDAASEARKILDVDGSICLYMAHGGTNFGLGSGANHDGAIQPTITSYDSDAPIAEDGRLTEKFHAMREAFFAASGRELTPIPEHLERPAPVIPACTFELSRGTALLDFVRAIKPVHSVKPLSFEKLGLDRGLVHYSAKAVLPAGEATIKIRGLHDRAYLWVDGNYVGVLTDANGETGVNVTTGGGLAALEILVENQGRINYGPFFGQGKGILDGVLINQRYVFQWDQRPVNLEMPLAELLHVAADSVATTASGSIASGSTRSAETESDPAGAGYFHGELHIGEPADTYLALPGFGKGVVWVNGFLLGRFWEVGPQVTLYVPAPLLTAGANTITVLELEHGGTHGELLEEANLGLVGVTYIEDLG, from the coding sequence TTGTCAACGTTTGTGACCTCGTCAGGTACTGCCCGCGTTAGTAGTGCCCTCGGGGCGGAAGACTCGGCTGCTCCGGCCCAGGCGTCGGCGCCTGCACAGGCACTGAGCTACTCGGATCGTTTGCTCTTCAAGAACGGACATCCGCACCGCATCATTGCCGGCGCCATCCACTACTTCAGGATTCACCCTGAGCAGTGGCAGGACCGGATCGACCGTCTGGTGACCCTGGGCGTCAATACGCTGGACACGTACGTGGCCTGGAACTTCCATCAGCCGTATGCCGATGTGGCCCCCGACTTTACCGGCTGGAAGGATCTGGCCAAGTTCATCACTCTGGCGGGGGACTCTGGGTTGGATGTCATTGTGCGCCCCGGGCCCTACATTTGCGCCGAATGGGACAACGGGGGCTTCCCCTCCTGGGCCATTTCCGATCCCGAGATGGTGCTGCGATCATCTGATCCGTTATTCACCAACGCGGTGGAACGATGGTTCGACCAGCTGGTGCCTGTCATTGCGCCGCTGCAGGCCTGCAATGGCGGCCCCGTGATTGCTGTCCAAATTGAAAATGAGTATGGCAGCTACGGCGACGACCAGGAATACTTGCGCTGGAACCGTAAAGCCCTGCTGGATCGCGGTATTACCGAGATGCTCTTCACGGCCGACGGCGGCACCGACTACTTCCTCGATGGCGGCGCCTTGCCGGATACCTGGGCCGCGGCAACGCTTGGATCCAGAGGCGAGGAGGCAGACGCCATCTGGGAACGCCGTCGTCCGGGTGAACCGTTCTTCACCGTTGAGTTCTGGAACGGTTGGTTTGACCACTGGGGCGAAGACCACCACACCCGCGCCGGTGTAGACGCGGCGTCCGAAGCCAGGAAAATCCTTGACGTTGACGGATCCATCTGCCTCTACATGGCCCACGGTGGCACTAACTTTGGTCTGGGGTCCGGGGCCAATCACGACGGCGCCATCCAACCCACCATCACCAGTTACGACTCCGATGCGCCCATTGCCGAGGACGGCCGCCTGACCGAAAAATTCCATGCCATGCGGGAAGCATTCTTTGCAGCCTCAGGACGCGAGCTCACCCCCATCCCCGAGCATTTGGAACGGCCAGCACCTGTCATCCCGGCCTGCACCTTTGAGCTGAGCCGTGGCACGGCCCTGTTGGACTTTGTCCGCGCCATTAAGCCGGTGCACAGCGTCAAGCCGCTGTCCTTTGAAAAGCTTGGACTTGACCGTGGCCTGGTCCATTACAGTGCCAAGGCGGTTCTACCCGCAGGTGAGGCCACTATCAAGATTCGCGGGCTGCATGACCGCGCCTATCTTTGGGTGGACGGTAACTACGTGGGTGTGTTGACGGACGCCAACGGCGAGACCGGCGTGAACGTCACTACCGGTGGGGGACTGGCCGCACTGGAAATCCTCGTGGAGAACCAAGGGCGCATCAATTACGGGCCGTTCTTTGGTCAGGGCAAGGGAATTTTGGATGGCGTCTTGATCAACCAGCGCTACGTCTTCCAGTGGGATCAGCGCCCCGTCAACTTGGAAATGCCCTTGGCGGAGCTGCTCCACGTAGCTGCCGACTCCGTGGCTACCACGGCGTCTGGTTCTATTGCGTCTGGTTCTACCAGGTCAGCTGAAACCGAGTCAGACCCGGCTGGCGCGGGGTACTTCCACGGTGAACTGCACATTGGTGAACCGGCCGATACTTACCTAGCCCTTCCAGGCTTTGGCAAAGGTGTGGTCTGGGTGAACGGATTCTTGCTGGGCCGTTTCTGGGAGGTGGGACCGCAGGTGACGCTTTATGTTCCTGCTCCGTTGCTGACGGCCGGTGCAAACACGATCACGGTGCTTGAGTTGGAACACGGCGGGACGCACGGCGAACTCCTCGAAGAAGCCAATTTGGGTCTGGTCGGGGTAACGTATATTGAGGATTTGGGGTAG
- a CDS encoding glycine betaine ABC transporter substrate-binding protein, with protein MRKRLVAALSACLVLGTLAACTPEPIVSIPNSSLSEEAPVLKISAPVSPSGASVQEGLLVSQVYAAAIKAAGIQAVVEPAAATAKEQISSLETGGSDIAPAYSRELLASLAPSAAAESAADVVNALKKALPEGISMLDAAKAQDSDNLVVTAATAEKYQLKSIEDLAKVCNTLVLGGPATFQPSGRGLAGLGSDYNCVPKKYVALEPLFDGSKEDVLWALLRDEIQVADIHSSAPAIVDNALVPLTDTKQLFPAQNVVPLVDSKTVPPEVQAILNKVSAALTTEELANLSRLAQDRHFGDVSEVATAWLSQVGLVKAGS; from the coding sequence GTGCGCAAGAGGCTAGTTGCCGCACTCAGTGCGTGCCTGGTGCTGGGTACACTCGCCGCCTGCACTCCCGAACCCATCGTGAGCATCCCCAACAGCTCACTGTCGGAAGAGGCGCCGGTGCTGAAGATATCCGCGCCGGTGTCTCCCTCAGGTGCCAGCGTCCAAGAAGGCCTCTTAGTCTCACAGGTCTATGCGGCGGCAATCAAGGCAGCCGGAATCCAGGCCGTGGTGGAACCCGCCGCGGCAACGGCCAAGGAGCAAATCTCCAGTTTGGAAACAGGCGGCAGTGACATTGCTCCTGCGTACTCACGGGAGTTGTTGGCTTCTTTGGCGCCAAGCGCTGCGGCGGAGTCTGCGGCCGACGTCGTAAATGCGTTGAAGAAAGCTCTGCCCGAAGGCATCAGCATGCTCGACGCCGCGAAAGCACAGGACAGCGACAATCTGGTAGTGACGGCCGCAACGGCGGAAAAATACCAGCTGAAATCCATCGAGGATCTCGCCAAGGTGTGCAACACGTTGGTGCTGGGTGGTCCGGCCACTTTCCAGCCCAGCGGCAGAGGGCTTGCTGGGTTGGGCAGTGACTACAACTGTGTGCCGAAGAAGTATGTGGCCCTGGAACCGCTGTTTGACGGCAGCAAAGAGGATGTCTTGTGGGCGCTCTTGCGTGATGAGATTCAAGTTGCCGACATCCACAGTTCAGCTCCCGCGATCGTCGATAATGCGCTGGTGCCGCTGACAGACACCAAGCAGCTGTTCCCGGCTCAGAATGTGGTCCCGCTGGTGGACAGCAAAACAGTGCCACCGGAGGTCCAAGCAATTCTCAACAAGGTCAGCGCAGCACTGACCACTGAGGAATTGGCCAATCTGAGCAGACTGGCCCAGGACCGGCACTTCGGTGACGTCTCCGAGGTAGCAACGGCCTGGCTTAGCCAGGTAGGGCTGGTCAAAGCCGGTTCCTAG